The following is a genomic window from Labeo rohita strain BAU-BD-2019 chromosome 11, IGBB_LRoh.1.0, whole genome shotgun sequence.
gTAAAATCACatgatcaggtgtgtttgttgAACCATATCTTTATCTGGCATATTCATCCAAAACGATCTTTTCTAAATAGCACACATTGAATTACTCAGCTTGATTTCCCAGCTGAAACCTGAAACAAGATTGTGAATTCATGTTTGATATTTCATTAAGCATAACATTCTGCTATAGCTTTTCACTCTTGAAGAGACCGAGATCATGCAAGCATGAAAATATATTGTCTTCAAAGCGTTAggtacattaacattttttttgtgcagaGATTGCTTCCATTCCCAAAGTAAAAACTtgctacatttttaatgtttttggatAAATTACAAACGgatggtaaaaacaaaattacacttAACAGCgattaacatttatatactcAATGGataacataaaattttaaaggagaactcagatcaaataaatattgtatgttTAAGCAGTCATATTCACATAGATCTGATTATCCATCGCTTTTTCTTGAATGCTATAATCCTGTTTACTTTAACACTCAATCATTCAAAACATAAggtattaaaaaaatctgtagtattctgttatttgtaatatttgattAGAATCCCACCTTTATTCCCTGATCAGCAAGAGCTTTTATTATAGAGATTcccaaacaaagaaaaaaagatttttcttaCATAGTTAAATTCAGTCAGCTGTAAGAAGATCCAATTCTATTGCAGAAACAAACATCTTTTCAACATCCACACATACTGTACCAAACACACTGTTATGATCTCAGTCTGTGTTTCCCTGTCTTGGTCTTGTGTTTAAGGACTCTTGTTTTGAAAGTGTATTCTCTGTGCCCTCTTCCTGTGTGCAGTTCCTGGGTGCGTCTCAATCAGCTCCCTAGTTCAGTAGTGAGGGCACTTGATCAGGGAGTTTTCACTCCCTGAaaaatcccacaatgcactgcaaaaactaGGGAGCATCGATGCTCACTGTGTCCTTAAACACAAGACCGAGACAGGGGAACGCAGACCGAGATTATAACACACACACtagtaaatatattatatgaaatGATTCTTTTAGTGCAAATGACAAGCAAGGCATCAACTCTGCAGTTCCATAGGCCACTGAAGCCTCTGAGCACCCATGACTGCACCACGCTTCCATTTCTTTCTATCGTCCAGTGTATTTTGTACAAAGACTCCTGGGTAGAAGCTGTGCATTCAATTGTATACGAGTCCTTGCATGTCTTCCATACTATAGGGCAGCAGTAAGACTCTGTATGGAAGATTCTGAGTAATGATCTTCTCAAGGTCTGTGAGATGTCTGTCCTTTCATTCCTGTCTTTTTTCTTTACCCATAATTATCTCTTTGCATGTCGGCTTATTGCAAGAGCTTTGGTACTGCAACctgtgaaaaaatgaaaaaagctcTCAATATGAGATTGAATGAGTCCGGGATAAATCCAAAAAGTGTAGCTTGCAAGACCGTAGATGTATATGAATTATTtcctacctttttgagctgtTTGATATTGCTGCCTCTAATTGAAGCCAGAAGTTGGTCCCTTGAGTTTTGagctcctcctcttcctccactCCTATCGTCTAGCTTCCTTTGTGACACGGGCGTCAGGGAGTTCTTCAGGAAGTCTCCGTCTAACATTGGAGGTGGAGGCGGTGGTGGTCCTCCAGGCGGTGGTGGCGGCGGAGGTGGTCCACCACCGAGCCCACTGACCCTTTTCTTATGAGTCAACTTGGGCGACGGGGCGGGTGACGGTATGGGAGAAGGTATAGGAGATGGCCTGGGCGAAGCTTTCGGGGAGCTTTTACCAAAGCCTGGTTTTGGAACTTCTAATGAGTCCTTCTTGTCTCCACTGCCTTGGGCTTGAGCTTGCTTCTGTTCCTGCAGCCGCTTTTGCCTCTGGCGGTCCATATTGCGACTAAGAATATTGGTCATAGTCATGCGAGGACCAGCTAACTCAAAGTGGTAGCCCAGTTTCAGAAGAGTCGTGTTTTCTTTCAAGATTTTGGTCATTTCCATCTCGGACTTTCCTCCGACGATGTGCCGCTGGTTGTGGAAGCGTAGCTCAGTGAGTGTGGAGTTGTGTTGGAGGGCACGGATCAAGGCCATAACACCTTTGCTAGTAAGAAGATTGGAGTCCAAATTGACGCTAGTGATGCTTTTGTTATTGCGCAAGGTCTCGGCAATCGCATAAGCCACGTGGTCATCTGCTCGGCAGTTAGCCAAAGAAAACActttgatgtgtgtgttgtttttcaaGGCCTCTGCAAACTGAATAAGCGTTTTGGTTTTGATGACCTCAGAATTGTTCACGTTGAGATCAGTCATGCTTGGATCGTTGCGACGAACTTTCTCTAAATCTTCATCAAACATGCTAGCCGACTcgtcctcctcttcctcctcttttGTCTTACTTTTTGAAATAGTGTCTGAGACACAGTTTCCAATTTTCTCTTCCTTAATCGGTTCATGAACTTCATTTTCAATTTGATTTTGCTTCTGAACATCCCCTGTTCTCTCATCGCTCGGTTTTGCATTACATTCTTGCGGCTTCCTCATATTTTCATTAGCTTTTGCAGGttctttctctttattttcGGGAGGTCCCTTTACTTCCAACAAGGGGCCGTCTTTCACTTTTTCGCTTAACCTTCTTGTTTGGTTTTCTTCTGTGTCCTTCTTCTCTTCTTTCGTTTTGTCTTCCAGAACCTGATTTTGCTTTTCCTCTAACCTGGACGTATAgcctttagttttgttttcctctcTCTTCCTAATCTCTTCCTTTCTCTCCCTTTCCTTCTCCTCTTTCTCCTTAATCCTAGAAATCATCTCCTTTGCTTTGCTTTCCCCAGATTCCCTTTTCCGACTGTCTTCCTTTCTGTTTTTCTCCTTACTATCCTCCTTCTTCTCCTGAAGCTTGGATATTAATTCCTTGGTTTTACTGCTACTGCTTTCTCTCATCTCTCTTCTATCTTTGAATTTACTCCCATCATTTTGTTCCTTCACTTCTACTTTCTTCTCACTTTCTTCATCCTTCCTGGAATGGGCAGTTGGGCCAAATTTGTCATCTTTGGTGCCCTCTGTGACTCTGCGGGCCTTGTCCTCCATT
Proteins encoded in this region:
- the lmod1b gene encoding leiomodin-1, with amino-acid sequence MSRRKVRGLTKTGRQVSEDPDLDNLLSNLSPEEMEELQKEVSVVPDPDPSEIIIVDQTDLKPNAPVKKETQQSSQTDDFRSRFQRNLSTEGEPKKESRKQEYLRKMGLSQEKNTSVSDGKDEGLQTSTSSFSKHDGRMEDKARRVTEGTKDDKFGPTAHSRKDEESEKKVEVKEQNDGSKFKDRREMRESSSSKTKELISKLQEKKEDSKEKNRKEDSRKRESGESKAKEMISRIKEKEEKERERKEEIRKREENKTKGYTSRLEEKQNQVLEDKTKEEKKDTEENQTRRLSEKVKDGPLLEVKGPPENKEKEPAKANENMRKPQECNAKPSDERTGDVQKQNQIENEVHEPIKEEKIGNCVSDTISKSKTKEEEEEDESASMFDEDLEKVRRNDPSMTDLNVNNSEVIKTKTLIQFAEALKNNTHIKVFSLANCRADDHVAYAIAETLRNNKSITSVNLDSNLLTSKGVMALIRALQHNSTLTELRFHNQRHIVGGKSEMEMTKILKENTTLLKLGYHFELAGPRMTMTNILSRNMDRQRQKRLQEQKQAQAQGSGDKKDSLEVPKPGFGKSSPKASPRPSPIPSPIPSPAPSPKLTHKKRVSGLGGGPPPPPPPPGGPPPPPPPMLDGDFLKNSLTPVSQRKLDDRSGGRGGAQNSRDQLLASIRGSNIKQLKKVAVPKLLQ